Proteins encoded in a region of the Pseudomonas sp. GOM7 genome:
- the tssC gene encoding type VI secretion system contractile sheath large subunit, producing MSTTSAAVESSQSAADLGILDRIIAETKLTPDDEAYDIAKRGVSAFIEELLKPQNENEPVKKAMVDRMIAEIDAKLSRQMDEILHHEQFQALESAWRGLKLLVDRTNFRENIKLEILNASKQDLLDDFEDSPEIVQSGLYKHIYTAEYGQFGGQPVGALIANYYFDPSAPDVKTLQYVASVACMSHAPFIASAGPKFFGLETFTGLPDLKDLKDHFEGPQFTKWQSFREQEDARYVGLTVPRFLLRNPYDPEDNPVKTFVYKENVANSHEHYLWGNTAYAFASRLTDSFAKFRWCPNIIGPQSGGAVEDLPLHHFESMGEIETKIPTEVLVSDRREYELAEEGFIALTMRKGSDNAAFFSANSAQKPKFFGISEEGKTAELNYKLGTQLPYMFIVNRLAHYLKVLQREQIGAWKERTDLELELNKWIRQYVADQENPSSEVRSRRPLRAAQVIVSDVEGEPGWYRVSLNVRPHFKYMGADFTLSLVGKLDKE from the coding sequence ATGAGCACGACTAGCGCAGCCGTAGAAAGCAGCCAAAGCGCCGCCGACCTCGGCATCCTCGACCGCATCATCGCGGAAACCAAGCTGACCCCCGACGACGAAGCCTACGACATCGCCAAACGCGGTGTGTCGGCCTTCATCGAAGAGCTGCTCAAGCCGCAGAACGAAAACGAGCCGGTGAAGAAGGCCATGGTCGACCGCATGATCGCGGAGATCGACGCCAAGCTCAGCCGGCAGATGGACGAAATCCTTCACCACGAGCAGTTCCAGGCCCTGGAATCCGCCTGGCGCGGCCTCAAGCTGCTGGTGGATCGCACCAACTTCCGCGAGAACATCAAGCTGGAGATCCTCAACGCCTCCAAGCAGGATCTGCTCGATGACTTCGAGGACAGCCCGGAAATCGTTCAGTCCGGCCTGTACAAGCACATCTACACCGCCGAGTACGGCCAGTTCGGTGGCCAGCCGGTCGGCGCCCTGATCGCCAACTACTACTTCGATCCGAGCGCCCCGGACGTCAAGACCCTGCAGTACGTCGCCTCGGTGGCCTGCATGTCCCACGCCCCGTTCATCGCCTCGGCCGGCCCGAAATTCTTCGGCCTGGAGACCTTCACCGGCCTGCCGGATCTGAAGGATCTGAAAGACCACTTCGAGGGCCCGCAATTCACCAAGTGGCAGAGCTTCCGCGAGCAGGAAGACGCCCGCTACGTCGGCCTGACCGTACCGCGCTTCCTCCTGCGCAACCCGTACGACCCGGAAGACAACCCGGTGAAGACCTTCGTCTACAAGGAAAACGTGGCTAACAGCCACGAGCACTACCTGTGGGGCAACACCGCCTACGCCTTCGCCAGCCGCCTGACCGACAGCTTCGCCAAGTTCCGCTGGTGCCCGAACATCATCGGCCCGCAGAGCGGTGGCGCGGTGGAAGACCTGCCGCTGCACCACTTCGAGAGCATGGGCGAGATCGAAACCAAGATCCCGACCGAAGTGCTGGTCTCCGACCGCCGCGAGTACGAACTGGCCGAAGAAGGCTTCATCGCCCTGACCATGCGCAAGGGCAGCGACAACGCCGCGTTCTTCTCCGCCAACTCCGCGCAGAAGCCGAAGTTCTTCGGCATCAGTGAAGAAGGCAAGACCGCCGAGCTGAACTACAAGCTGGGCACCCAGCTGCCCTACATGTTCATCGTCAACCGCCTGGCCCACTACCTGAAAGTGCTGCAGCGCGAGCAGATCGGTGCCTGGAAGGAACGTACCGACCTCGAGCTGGAACTCAACAAGTGGATCCGCCAGTACGTGGCCGACCAGGAGAACCCCAGCTCCGAAGTGCGTAGCCGTCGTCCGCTGCGCGCCGCTCAGGTCATCGTCAGCGATGTCGAAGGCGAGCCGGGCTGGTACCGCGTCAGCCTGAACGTGCGCCCGCACTTCAAGTACATGGGTGCCGACTTCACCCTGTCGCTGGTTGGCAAGCTGGACAAGGAATAA
- the tssB gene encoding type VI secretion system contractile sheath small subunit yields MAKEGSVAPKERINVTFKPATGGAQEEIELPLKLMVLGDFTQRADDRKIEDRKPISIDKNSFDEVLAKQELNLTFAVPNRLQDEETDDELAVQLKINSMKDFNPANLVEQVPELKKLMELRDALVALKGPLGNAPAFRKAIESVLSDDDSRDRVLGELGLAAQDKLDS; encoded by the coding sequence ATGGCCAAAGAAGGCTCGGTAGCCCCCAAGGAACGCATCAACGTCACTTTCAAACCCGCCACTGGCGGTGCCCAGGAAGAAATCGAACTGCCCCTGAAGCTCATGGTGCTCGGCGATTTCACCCAGCGTGCCGACGATCGCAAGATCGAAGACCGCAAGCCCATCAGCATCGACAAGAACAGCTTCGATGAAGTACTGGCCAAGCAGGAGCTGAACCTGACCTTCGCCGTGCCGAACCGTCTGCAGGACGAAGAGACCGACGACGAGCTGGCCGTGCAACTGAAGATCAACTCCATGAAGGACTTCAACCCGGCCAACCTGGTCGAGCAGGTACCGGAGCTGAAGAAACTGATGGAGCTGCGCGACGCCCTGGTCGCACTGAAAGGCCCGCTGGGCAACGCGCCGGCCTTCCGCAAGGCCATCGAGAGCGTGCTCTCCGACGACGACTCGCGTGACCGCGTGCTCGGCGAACTGGGCCTGGCCGCTCAAGACAAGCTCGACTCCTGA
- the tssA gene encoding type VI secretion system protein TssA, translating to MTYSSKLTAHYLNLAKTPIIEGNFAGEDVRYSSEYEMLETELGKASSLHDTGGIDWQKVREGSENLLTTQSKDLRAATWLTWGLFQRESFAGLQAGLNLLHYLCEHHWHELHPRKARTRAAAINWLLPRLEQALADHVPISEQLPLFRRLAEHLHGLEASLSVHLGEESPLLLPLCRRLDEQIKRASQGQAEPGAVGAAIAQVKQVATQIITGSGPIENEKDAHKALRTQQDAARPLCAWWLKNKATDLKPLRLARTLLWLPIESLPERNAEHITALRGLPADKLASYKERFAQGAYADLLADLEASIARAPFWLDGQRLVWECLQELKAEQAMREVEIQLALFLQRVPGLDELRFHDGVPFADAETRAWIGAHVLPHLQTPEVEKKPAANEQGATPPWEEALQQVLPGLRKDGLKAAVQQLKQGMSRARGGRERFFWQLTLARLCFAAKKYDLAKTQLESLDQTLQASGLGEWEPDLALDVLRLLHNCCELLPQNHAVRDSKDEIYRRLCHLDLEVVLD from the coding sequence ATGACATACTCCAGCAAGCTGACCGCTCATTATCTCAACCTCGCCAAGACGCCTATTATCGAGGGCAACTTTGCAGGCGAGGATGTGCGTTATTCCAGCGAATACGAAATGCTGGAAACCGAACTGGGCAAAGCCTCATCCCTGCATGACACTGGCGGTATCGACTGGCAGAAGGTGCGCGAGGGCAGCGAGAACCTGCTGACCACCCAGTCCAAGGATCTGCGCGCCGCCACCTGGCTGACCTGGGGCCTGTTCCAGCGCGAATCCTTCGCCGGCCTGCAGGCCGGTCTGAACCTTTTGCACTACCTCTGCGAACACCACTGGCACGAACTGCACCCCCGCAAGGCGCGTACCCGCGCCGCTGCCATCAACTGGCTGCTGCCGCGCCTGGAGCAGGCGTTGGCCGACCACGTGCCGATCAGCGAGCAATTGCCACTGTTCCGTCGCCTGGCCGAACACCTGCACGGCCTCGAAGCCAGCCTCTCGGTTCATCTCGGCGAAGAATCGCCGCTGCTGCTGCCGCTGTGCCGTCGTCTCGATGAGCAGATCAAGCGTGCCAGCCAGGGCCAGGCCGAGCCCGGCGCAGTAGGCGCCGCCATCGCCCAGGTCAAGCAGGTCGCCACCCAGATCATCACCGGCAGCGGCCCCATCGAGAACGAGAAGGACGCACACAAGGCCCTGCGCACCCAGCAGGACGCCGCCCGGCCGCTGTGCGCCTGGTGGCTGAAGAACAAGGCCACCGACCTCAAGCCGCTGCGTCTGGCGCGCACCCTGCTGTGGCTGCCCATCGAGTCGCTGCCCGAGCGTAACGCCGAGCACATCACCGCCCTGCGCGGCCTGCCGGCCGACAAGCTGGCCTCCTATAAAGAGCGTTTTGCCCAGGGCGCCTACGCCGACCTGCTCGCCGACCTGGAAGCCAGCATCGCCCGTGCGCCGTTCTGGCTCGATGGCCAGCGCCTGGTCTGGGAATGCCTGCAGGAGCTCAAGGCCGAGCAGGCCATGCGCGAGGTGGAAATCCAGCTCGCCCTGTTCCTGCAGCGCGTGCCCGGCCTGGACGAGCTGCGTTTCCACGACGGCGTACCTTTCGCCGATGCCGAAACCCGTGCCTGGATCGGCGCCCACGTGCTGCCGCACCTGCAGACACCGGAAGTGGAGAAGAAGCCCGCCGCCAACGAGCAGGGCGCCACGCCGCCTTGGGAAGAGGCGCTGCAGCAGGTACTGCCCGGCCTGCGCAAGGACGGCCTGAAAGCCGCCGTGCAACAGCTCAAGCAAGGCATGTCGCGCGCCCGTGGTGGCCGCGAACGCTTCTTCTGGCAACTGACCCTGGCCCGTCTGTGCTTCGCCGCGAAGAAGTACGACCTGGCCAAGACCCAACTCGAATCACTCGACCAGACGCTGCAGGCCTCCGGCCTCGGCGAGTGGGAACCCGATCTCGCCCTCGATGTGCTGCGTCTGCTGCACAACTGCTGCGAGCTATTGCCGCAAAACCATGCAGTGCGCGACAGCAAGGACGAGATCTATCGCAGGTTGTGCCACCTCGACCTCGAGGTGGTGCTGGACTAA
- a CDS encoding D-hexose-6-phosphate mutarotase: MSSPQVECLELDQLTCWRIRCAGSELLLAQQGAQILSYAQDGQPPLIWLSPEAAYQRGQSVRGGVPICWPWFGDLRRNPQAVQAHYHHDQPPAHGLVRARDWELLGINEEADAVTLRFAYDTREAPLPGWPRDVGLTFIVRLGEDLSMSLETHNRSDTLLALSQALHSYFAVSDIRQVHVEGLQGCRYIDTLQDWRELQQDGPATFSSEVDRIYLGTPERLSIVDPLWKRRIHLDARGSHSAVLWNPWIDKARRLSQFADDAWQGMLCIETANLLEDMLQLQPDERHRLELRLHSTALDA, translated from the coding sequence ATGAGCAGCCCTCAAGTCGAATGCCTGGAACTGGATCAACTGACCTGCTGGCGCATCCGTTGCGCAGGCAGCGAATTGCTGCTGGCGCAGCAGGGCGCGCAAATCCTCAGCTATGCCCAGGACGGGCAGCCGCCACTGATCTGGCTCAGTCCCGAGGCCGCCTATCAGCGAGGGCAGAGCGTGCGCGGCGGCGTGCCCATCTGCTGGCCCTGGTTCGGTGACCTGCGGCGCAACCCGCAGGCGGTGCAGGCGCACTATCACCATGACCAACCGCCGGCCCACGGCCTGGTGCGTGCGCGAGACTGGGAGCTGCTGGGTATCAACGAAGAGGCTGACGCGGTAACCCTGCGCTTCGCCTACGACACACGCGAGGCGCCCCTGCCTGGCTGGCCCCGCGATGTCGGCCTGACCTTCATCGTGCGCCTCGGTGAAGATCTGAGCATGAGCCTGGAAACCCACAATCGCAGCGACACGCTCCTGGCCCTGAGCCAGGCACTGCATAGCTACTTCGCCGTCAGCGACATCCGCCAGGTGCACGTCGAAGGGCTGCAGGGCTGCCGCTACATCGATACGCTGCAGGATTGGCGCGAACTGCAACAGGACGGGCCTGCGACCTTCAGCAGTGAGGTGGATCGCATCTACCTCGGTACACCTGAGCGCCTGAGCATCGTCGACCCGCTCTGGAAGCGGCGCATCCACCTCGACGCCCGGGGTTCGCACTCGGCCGTGCTGTGGAACCCCTGGATCGACAAGGCCAGACGCCTGTCGCAATTCGCCGATGACGCCTGGCAGGGCATGCTGTGCATCGAGACGGCGAACCTGCTCGAAGACATGTTGCAGCTACAACCCGACGAACGGCACCGCCTGGAATTACGCCTTCACAGCACAGCGCTCGATGCCTGA
- a CDS encoding TRAP transporter large permease yields MAELMAILLFVSICAALMAGFPVAFTLAGVSLLFAGIGALTGTFDAGYLSALPNRLFGIMNNQTMLAVPLFVFMGVMLERSRVAEDLLESMSRLFGTLRGGLAISVCVVGALLAASTGIVGATVVTMGLLALPTMLRRGYDPAISTGTLAATGTLGQIIPPSIVLVLLGDVMSSAYQQAQLKMGIFSPKTVSVGDLFVGALLPGLLLVGLYIVYIIFVAIFQPKKLPALPQEELGAIEWGKLGKALIPPLILIGAVLGSILAGYATPTEAAALGAVGAMLLALSKSKLNFSQLKEVAYGTTEISAMVFLILIGASLFSLVFRGFGGEVLIEDVFAQLPGGVLGAFFVVMLVIFLLGFILDFIEITFVVVPIVGPVLLAMGLDPIWLGVMIALNLQTSFLTPPFGFALFYLRGVTPASVATSTIYKGVVPFILIQILLLVIAYIFPGLITWLPEQVYGQ; encoded by the coding sequence ATGGCTGAGTTGATGGCGATTCTGCTGTTCGTCAGCATCTGTGCGGCCCTGATGGCCGGCTTCCCAGTGGCCTTCACCCTGGCCGGTGTTTCCCTGCTGTTCGCCGGCATCGGTGCGCTTACCGGCACCTTCGATGCCGGTTACCTCAGTGCCCTGCCGAACCGCTTGTTCGGCATCATGAACAACCAGACCATGCTCGCGGTGCCACTGTTCGTGTTCATGGGGGTGATGCTGGAACGCTCACGGGTGGCCGAGGATCTGCTCGAATCCATGTCGCGCCTGTTCGGCACCCTGCGCGGCGGCCTGGCGATCTCGGTGTGCGTGGTCGGCGCCCTGCTCGCTGCCAGCACCGGTATCGTCGGCGCCACCGTGGTGACCATGGGCCTGCTGGCGCTGCCGACCATGCTGCGTCGCGGCTACGACCCGGCGATTTCCACCGGTACCCTGGCCGCCACCGGCACCCTGGGGCAGATCATTCCGCCATCGATCGTGCTGGTGCTGCTGGGTGACGTGATGTCCAGCGCCTATCAGCAGGCGCAGCTAAAGATGGGCATCTTCTCGCCGAAGACCGTCTCGGTCGGCGATCTGTTCGTCGGTGCCCTGCTGCCGGGCCTGCTGCTGGTCGGCCTGTACATCGTTTACATCATCTTCGTGGCGATCTTTCAGCCGAAGAAACTGCCGGCATTGCCACAAGAGGAGCTGGGCGCGATCGAGTGGGGCAAGCTGGGCAAGGCGCTGATTCCGCCGCTGATCCTGATCGGCGCGGTATTGGGGTCGATCCTCGCCGGTTACGCCACGCCGACCGAAGCGGCGGCTCTGGGCGCCGTCGGTGCCATGCTGCTGGCCCTGAGCAAGAGCAAGCTGAATTTCAGCCAGCTCAAGGAAGTGGCCTACGGCACCACCGAAATCAGCGCCATGGTCTTCCTGATCCTGATCGGCGCCTCGCTGTTCTCTCTGGTGTTCCGCGGCTTTGGCGGCGAAGTGCTGATCGAGGACGTGTTCGCCCAGTTGCCCGGCGGCGTGCTCGGCGCCTTCTTCGTGGTGATGCTGGTGATCTTCCTGCTCGGCTTCATCCTCGATTTCATCGAGATCACCTTCGTGGTGGTACCGATCGTCGGCCCGGTGCTGTTGGCCATGGGCCTGGATCCGATCTGGCTGGGGGTGATGATCGCGCTGAACCTGCAGACTTCCTTCCTCACCCCGCCCTTCGGCTTCGCCCTGTTCTACCTGCGCGGGGTGACCCCGGCCAGTGTGGCGACCAGCACCATCTACAAAGGCGTGGTGCCGTTCATCCTGATCCAGATTCTGCTGCTGGTAATTGCCTATATCTTCCCGGGGCTGATCACCTGGCTGCCGGAACAGGTCTACGGCCAGTAG
- a CDS encoding TRAP transporter small permease subunit, translating to MSDKPSLPLALASLIDSLNAGFGKACAWLTLFLVVGTAIVVVLRYGFGIGATALQESVLYAHDLVFMGAASWVLQRNGHVRVDIFYQKFSGRRQALVDLLGTLLFLLPVSLFLGWASWDYVANSWATHEASSESGGLHFVYLQKSIILVLVVSLVLQGLSNAIKALYVISGRLPAVEVKHG from the coding sequence ATGTCCGACAAGCCATCACTTCCCCTCGCTCTTGCATCCCTGATCGACAGCCTCAACGCCGGGTTCGGCAAGGCCTGCGCCTGGCTGACCCTGTTTCTGGTGGTCGGTACGGCCATCGTCGTGGTGCTGCGCTACGGTTTCGGCATTGGCGCCACCGCCCTGCAGGAGTCGGTGCTCTATGCCCACGACCTGGTCTTCATGGGCGCGGCTTCCTGGGTGCTGCAACGCAACGGCCACGTGCGCGTGGACATCTTCTATCAGAAATTCAGCGGCCGCCGGCAGGCCCTGGTGGATCTGCTCGGTACCCTCTTGTTCCTGCTGCCGGTAAGCCTGTTCCTCGGCTGGGCCAGTTGGGACTATGTCGCCAACTCCTGGGCCACCCACGAGGCCTCCAGCGAGTCCGGCGGCCTGCACTTCGTCTACCTGCAGAAGAGCATCATCCTGGTGCTGGTGGTCAGCCTGGTGCTGCAAGGGCTGTCCAACGCCATCAAGGCGCTCTATGTCATCAGCGGTCGCCTGCCGGCTGTGGAGGTGAAGCATGGCTGA
- a CDS encoding TRAP transporter substrate-binding protein → MKRRDILAAAGVGLAATALVGCKEEAKSGAPQEGSSSQTFTWKMVTSWPKNFPGVGVGAERFAKLVDEMSNGRLKVKVYAAGELVPALEVFDAVSRGTAEMGHGAPYYWKGKVPAAQFFCALPFGPNAQEMNAWLHYGGGQQLWEEVYKPFGVLPMACGNTGVQTAGWFNKEINSVDDFKGLKMRTPGLGGEVLTKMGGTVVNMPAGEIFTALQTGAIDATEWIGPYNDLALGLHKAAKYYYTPGWQEPSVQFELDVNLKAWETLPADLKAIVRAAARDVNGDMLDDYNAKNMEALEQLKADGVEVRRLPDAVLARLKEVAAEVVETSAAADPAAAKVWAQQKAYLQRLYDYAEVADKDIYNIRG, encoded by the coding sequence ATGAAACGTCGCGACATACTCGCCGCAGCAGGTGTGGGCCTTGCGGCCACCGCGCTGGTGGGCTGCAAAGAAGAAGCGAAGAGTGGCGCACCCCAAGAGGGTTCCAGCTCGCAGACCTTCACCTGGAAGATGGTCACCTCCTGGCCGAAGAACTTCCCGGGCGTCGGCGTGGGGGCCGAGCGCTTCGCCAAGCTGGTCGATGAAATGAGCAATGGCCGCCTGAAGGTCAAGGTCTACGCCGCTGGTGAACTGGTGCCGGCGCTGGAAGTGTTCGACGCCGTCTCCCGCGGCACCGCTGAAATGGGCCATGGCGCGCCTTACTACTGGAAAGGCAAGGTGCCGGCCGCGCAGTTCTTCTGCGCCCTGCCGTTCGGCCCCAACGCCCAGGAAATGAACGCCTGGCTGCATTACGGCGGCGGCCAGCAGCTCTGGGAGGAGGTATACAAGCCGTTCGGCGTACTGCCGATGGCCTGTGGCAACACCGGCGTACAGACCGCCGGCTGGTTCAACAAGGAAATCAACTCGGTCGACGACTTCAAGGGCCTGAAGATGCGCACCCCAGGCTTGGGCGGCGAAGTGCTGACCAAGATGGGCGGCACCGTGGTCAACATGCCGGCCGGCGAGATCTTCACCGCCCTGCAGACCGGCGCCATCGACGCTACCGAATGGATCGGCCCGTACAACGATCTGGCACTGGGTCTGCACAAGGCTGCCAAGTACTACTACACCCCGGGCTGGCAGGAGCCGAGCGTGCAGTTCGAGCTGGACGTCAACCTCAAGGCCTGGGAAACCCTGCCGGCTGACCTGAAAGCCATCGTTCGTGCAGCCGCACGTGACGTCAACGGCGACATGCTCGACGACTACAACGCCAAGAACATGGAAGCCCTGGAGCAGCTCAAGGCCGATGGCGTGGAAGTTCGCCGCCTACCGGACGCCGTGCTGGCACGCCTCAAGGAAGTGGCTGCCGAAGTGGTCGAGACCAGTGCCGCTGCCGATCCTGCGGCCGCCAAGGTCTGGGCGCAGCAGAAGGCCTACCTCCAGCGTCTATACGACTATGCTGAAGTGGCAGACAAGGATATCTACAACATCCGCGGCTAA
- a CDS encoding acyl-CoA thioesterase: MNDYEQEDPIPQGDLALQITALPRETNGFGDIYGGWLVSQMDLAGTAMASKVAGGRVATVAIDRMAFLVPVAVGAQLSFYTQTLEVGRSSIQMMVEVWSDDPLSNEWRKVTEAVFVFVAIDGSGRTRPVPPRRG; the protein is encoded by the coding sequence ATGAACGACTACGAACAGGAAGATCCGATCCCTCAGGGCGACCTGGCCCTGCAGATCACCGCGCTGCCGCGCGAGACCAATGGTTTCGGTGACATTTACGGCGGTTGGCTGGTGTCGCAGATGGATCTCGCCGGCACGGCCATGGCCAGCAAGGTCGCTGGCGGCCGCGTAGCCACGGTGGCCATCGACCGCATGGCCTTTCTGGTGCCGGTGGCGGTGGGCGCGCAGCTTTCGTTCTATACCCAGACGCTGGAAGTGGGGCGCAGCTCGATCCAGATGATGGTCGAGGTGTGGAGCGACGACCCGCTGTCCAACGAGTGGCGCAAGGTTACCGAAGCGGTGTTCGTCTTCGTCGCCATCGATGGCAGCGGCCGCACCCGCCCGGTGCCGCCGCGTCGCGGCTGA
- a CDS encoding DUF1328 domain-containing protein yields the protein MLSWALTFLIIAIVAAVLGFGGIAGTAAGIAKILFVVFLVLFVISFFIGRRPRM from the coding sequence ATGCTGAGCTGGGCACTGACCTTTCTGATCATCGCCATCGTCGCTGCCGTACTGGGCTTCGGGGGTATCGCCGGCACCGCTGCGGGGATCGCCAAGATCCTGTTCGTGGTCTTCCTGGTGCTGTTCGTCATCTCCTTCTTCATAGGCCGTCGCCCGCGCATGTAA
- a CDS encoding inhibitor of vertebrate lysozyme family protein codes for MQTLHALAAALLLGGAVAAHAADRDAMFQPSELLGSDSEYREAWQDMVEDEKRLPEWVMNLSGTATPMQAVDSEEGRFLVGQVCEAHNCFNQRVYVAFDWDKDDAYALYVQVPDGLPEDRAPSEHASLRWLGEPDEEVRKLLQEQLRSDPNWF; via the coding sequence ATGCAGACACTTCACGCCTTGGCCGCCGCCCTGCTTCTGGGCGGCGCCGTGGCGGCTCATGCCGCCGACCGTGACGCCATGTTCCAGCCCAGCGAGCTGCTCGGCAGCGACAGCGAGTACCGCGAAGCCTGGCAGGACATGGTCGAAGATGAAAAACGCCTGCCGGAGTGGGTGATGAACCTCAGCGGTACTGCCACGCCCATGCAGGCTGTGGACAGCGAAGAGGGGCGTTTCCTCGTCGGCCAGGTCTGCGAGGCGCACAACTGTTTCAACCAGCGCGTCTACGTGGCCTTCGACTGGGACAAGGACGATGCCTACGCGCTCTACGTGCAAGTGCCTGATGGCCTGCCAGAGGATCGCGCGCCGAGCGAGCATGCCAGCCTGCGTTGGCTGGGTGAGCCGGACGAGGAAGTACGCAAGCTGTTGCAGGAGCAGCTACGCAGCGACCCCAACTGGTTCTGA
- a CDS encoding nucleoside recognition domain-containing protein: MLNGLWLSFFLIAAVAGFSRWLIGDDPSVFAAMVEALFAMAKLSVEVMVLLFGTMTLWLGLLRIAEQAGLVDMLARLLGPLFARLMPEVPRGHPALGLITMNFAANGLGLDNAATPIGLKAMRSLQELNPNKLVASNAQILFLVLNASSLTLLPVSIFMYRVQQGAQDPTLVFLPILLATSASSLVGLLSVAFMQRLRLWDPVVLAYLVPGALLLGSFMALLAGLSATALAALSSLLGNLTLFCVILAFVLVGALRRVAVYEQFIEGAREGFDIAKSLLPYLVAMLCAIGVLRASGALEFGLDGIRWLVDLLGWDTRFVDALPTALVKPFSGSAARAMLIETMQAQGVDSFAALAAATIQGSTETTFYVLAVYFGAVGIQRARHAVGCALLAELAGVIAAISVTYWFFG; encoded by the coding sequence ATGCTCAATGGCCTGTGGCTGAGCTTTTTCCTGATAGCCGCGGTGGCGGGGTTTTCCCGCTGGCTGATCGGCGACGATCCGAGCGTATTCGCCGCCATGGTCGAGGCCCTGTTCGCCATGGCCAAGCTGTCGGTCGAGGTCATGGTGCTGCTGTTCGGCACCATGACGCTATGGCTCGGCCTGCTGCGCATCGCCGAACAGGCCGGCCTGGTCGATATGCTGGCGCGCCTGCTCGGCCCGCTGTTCGCCCGTCTGATGCCGGAGGTGCCGCGCGGCCATCCGGCGCTGGGGCTGATCACCATGAACTTCGCCGCCAATGGCCTGGGCCTGGATAATGCCGCCACCCCCATCGGCCTCAAGGCCATGCGCAGCCTGCAGGAGCTGAATCCGAACAAGCTGGTGGCGAGTAACGCGCAGATTCTCTTTCTGGTGCTCAATGCCTCGTCGCTGACCCTGCTGCCGGTGTCGATCTTCATGTACCGGGTGCAACAGGGCGCGCAGGATCCGACCCTGGTATTCCTGCCGATCCTGCTGGCCACCAGCGCCTCCAGCCTGGTCGGCCTGCTGTCGGTTGCGTTCATGCAGCGCCTGCGTCTGTGGGATCCGGTGGTGCTGGCTTACCTGGTGCCGGGTGCCTTGCTGCTCGGCAGCTTCATGGCGCTGTTGGCCGGGCTCAGCGCCACGGCGCTGGCGGCGCTGTCATCGCTGCTGGGCAATCTGACCCTGTTCTGCGTGATCCTCGCCTTCGTGCTGGTTGGCGCGCTACGCCGTGTCGCGGTCTACGAGCAGTTCATCGAAGGCGCGCGCGAAGGCTTCGACATTGCCAAGAGCCTGCTGCCCTATCTGGTGGCCATGCTCTGCGCCATCGGCGTGCTGCGTGCTTCCGGTGCGCTGGAATTCGGCCTCGACGGCATCCGCTGGCTGGTGGATCTGTTGGGCTGGGACACGCGCTTCGTCGACGCCCTGCCCACCGCACTGGTCAAGCCCTTCTCCGGTAGCGCGGCGCGCGCCATGCTGATCGAGACCATGCAGGCGCAGGGCGTAGATAGCTTCGCTGCGCTGGCAGCGGCGACCATTCAGGGCAGCACGGAAACCACCTTCTACGTGCTGGCCGTGTACTTCGGTGCGGTGGGCATCCAGCGTGCACGCCACGCCGTGGGCTGCGCCCTGTTGGCCGAACTGGCCGGGGTGATCGCGGCGATCTCGGTGACCTACTGGTTTTTCGGCTGA
- a CDS encoding dodecin: MTDHHTYKMIELVGSSRSSIEDAIDNALAECAKSVRNMDWFEVVSTRGHIEGGKVGHYQVTLKVGFRLGDS; the protein is encoded by the coding sequence ATGACCGACCACCACACCTACAAGATGATCGAGCTCGTCGGTTCGTCCCGCAGCAGTATCGAAGACGCCATCGACAACGCGCTGGCCGAATGCGCCAAGAGCGTACGCAACATGGACTGGTTCGAGGTGGTGAGCACCCGTGGCCATATCGAGGGCGGCAAGGTCGGCCACTATCAGGTCACCCTCAAGGTCGGCTTCCGCCTCGGCGACAGTTGA